One part of the Sporosarcina ureae genome encodes these proteins:
- the hisZ gene encoding ATP phosphoribosyltransferase regulatory subunit has translation MYSEILGNEHEKHEKIINTLGKRFTTYGYKRIKTSAFEQYDLYSNVRTSINQNEMIKVIDYTGEVLVLRPDVTIPLTQQLVQLHDNLPEEMRYYYVQEVFRQTFQESERIGKTQAGVEFYCKSSLASDAETIMLACHALRDVGFSDVKIEIGYAGFFNELIADSDITVEQTAELKTLIQAKNVVEIGPFLQRLSIDSSIKEVLEQLPLLYGAPEVVFERLQNLQVSESAQRAIDYLQQTCNIVELYGLKKHIVIDLGLINHMGYYSGIIFQGYVENFGKPVLMGGRYDALSEEFGVKLPAIGFACEIESLVKASSNKGQKERYSIDVTVLYEESRIKYAIDITNKLRERDYRVISKPMGEAEYMTDSLYTIQLTEQQNKLVDQQEAKEFIDFKQLLDFIASKKGVPEWII, from the coding sequence TTGTATTCTGAAATTCTTGGAAACGAACATGAGAAGCATGAAAAGATTATTAACACATTAGGAAAAAGATTTACTACATATGGCTATAAACGCATTAAAACATCCGCGTTTGAACAATATGATTTGTATTCTAATGTACGTACCTCAATCAATCAAAACGAAATGATCAAAGTGATTGATTATACGGGTGAAGTACTTGTATTACGGCCCGATGTCACAATCCCATTGACTCAGCAACTCGTCCAATTGCATGATAACTTACCGGAAGAAATGCGTTATTATTACGTCCAAGAAGTCTTCAGACAGACATTCCAGGAAAGTGAGCGTATCGGTAAGACACAAGCAGGAGTCGAATTCTATTGCAAAAGTTCACTCGCTTCAGATGCAGAAACGATTATGCTGGCTTGTCATGCATTACGTGATGTTGGCTTCTCAGATGTAAAAATCGAGATCGGTTATGCAGGGTTTTTCAATGAATTGATCGCGGACTCCGACATTACAGTAGAACAAACAGCTGAACTCAAAACGTTGATTCAAGCGAAAAACGTTGTGGAGATAGGCCCTTTCTTGCAAAGGTTATCGATTGATTCATCTATTAAAGAGGTACTCGAGCAATTGCCTTTATTATACGGCGCGCCCGAAGTAGTGTTTGAAAGACTACAAAACTTACAGGTTAGTGAATCTGCACAGAGAGCAATCGATTATCTTCAACAAACATGCAATATCGTTGAACTATACGGCTTAAAAAAACATATCGTGATCGATCTAGGCCTAATCAATCATATGGGGTATTACTCAGGGATCATTTTCCAGGGTTATGTAGAGAACTTTGGAAAGCCGGTACTGATGGGTGGTCGCTATGATGCATTAAGTGAAGAATTTGGCGTGAAATTGCCTGCAATTGGTTTTGCATGTGAAATCGAATCATTAGTGAAAGCTTCATCTAACAAAGGCCAGAAAGAACGATATAGCATCGATGTGACAGTACTGTATGAAGAGAGTCGTATCAAATACGCAATTGATATTACAAACAAGTTGAGAGAACGTGATTATCGTGTCATTTCAAAGCCTATGGGCGAAGCGGAATATATGACAGACAGTCTTTATACTATTCAATTAACAGAACAACAAAATAAACTAGTAGATCAACAAGAAGCAAAAGAGTTCATCGACTTCAAGCAGTTGCTTGATTTTATCGCTAGCAAGAAAGGAGTACCTGAATGGATTATTTAA